DNA sequence from the Cellulophaga sp. HaHaR_3_176 genome:
TTTATTGTTGTTGAGCGGGTGGGATGGACAATCTGATTTTCTTGATCCTATGTGTGGTAGTGGAACGATATTAACTGAAGCAGCTATGATTGCTTGTAACATACCACCTAACTTAAATAGAAAGGAATTTGCCTTTGAAAAATGGCCTGATTTCGATCAAGATTTATTCGAAAAAATTATAGAAGTCTCATTAAATAAAACGAGAGAGTTTCATTTCAAAATTGCAGGCTATGATAAAGCGCCATCTGCAATACAAAAAGCAAAAGATAATATTGAAAATGCTAATTTGTCAGAATATATACAAGTTGGTCAATACAATTTTTTTGAAACTGAAAAAACAGTAGATTCACATTTACATATTTTATTTAATCCACCTTATGGTGAGCGATTAGATATAGAAATGGAGGGCTTCTATAAAGAGATTGGAGATACTTTAAAACAACATTATCCAGGAACAGATGCTTGGTTGATTACGTCTAATTTAGAGGCATTAAAACACGTAGGTTTAAGGCCGTCTAGAAAAATAAAAGTATTTAATGCTCACTTAGAATCTAGACTTGTGAAATACGTAATGTATGAAGGAAGTAAAAAAGCTAAATTTAATAAGGATAATTATTAATTATGTCTTTAAAAAATAAAGCACTCATATTTAATTTCTTAGGTTTTGCCATTTTATACATTTTAATGAAATGGCTTGTTATGAGTTTTGTTGAACTAAATTCTATTGTAGAATCAATAATATCGGCGATTGTAGCAACCATTTTAGCTCCTAAGTTTGCAGAAGTAAAAATTAATGGAACCTTTAAATTAGTTTTAAAGTGGATTTTTATTAAAGGGTTTAAAGAACTTTAATTTGTAGGTTTTTCTTCTTCAGAAACTTTCTTTTTCTTAAGTTCTTTTTTCTTTTTATATAATGGTATTAAATAGCTAATAGAATAGTTATAACTAGCACCAAAATTACTGTTATCTGTAACTTTATTAAAACCAGGAATCCATAAATTCTTAAAACGTTCGTCTTCTTTATTAGTAATTAATAGACCAATACGAACACTAGCTCCTAAATATAAATTTTTAAACAATTCAACTTTTGTTCCTATAACGGCTTCTAACCAAGAGGCATTCAAAGATCCAAATTCTTCAGAAACATCTGATCCAAAAGCAAAATCAGCATCTTCAAAATATCTTTCTGTACTGAATATTTGATAGTTGTTTAAGGTTTGACTAAATGAGCTAACCGCATACCGACCACCAATGTGTATTATATTGCTCATACCAAACCAGTTCTCGTATGTATTAAAATCTACACCAAATTTTAAGTAGCTTCCTGATACGGTAAAATTATACAAATCTTCTTGCTTAGTAAATTCTTCATTTCCTAATTCAGCGGCTAAATATAGATTTCTTTTAAGTCTGTAATCGCCAACAAGTTCTAAGCCTTTATAATTTTCATCAAGAGTAGATAGAATTATTTTACTTAAATCTAGACCAACACGAATACCATACTTATCTGTTTTAGTAATGGTATCTTTTGGTTGTAGATCTATAGGTTTACTTTGTGACCAAACCAAAGAAATAAATAAAAATAAAAATAAATTAATGATATATTTTAACATGAGTAGTTGTTTGGTTTTCAATTACAGCATTTGCTATTTCAACTTCTTTAATCCAGTTTAATTCATCAATAGTTAATTCTGCTGATAAATTTTCGTAATTAACAATAAACCCGCAAGCTCTTGATATAAAAAGATCGTTTGTAGTATAATTAAAGGTTATAATATCTACATTGTCGTTAGCTTCATCTGTAGTAGTATTGGTAGAAAAACTATAAACAGTTGTTAATTCTTCAATCCGTAACGGTATATTTAAAGAGTCAGTAGCTGTATTTGTTATAATATCTCCAAAAGTGTCGTCATCTAATAATGCTGTTACTATTAAATTTGAAGGATCTTTTCTAGTCTCCTTATCTTCAAAATCATAAAACTCTACAACCATTAAGGGGGTAGTGCCATCTACGCAAATATCATCCTTCTCACAGCTGTTTAAAAATATAGCTGTGAGGGTTATTACAGTAACCAGACTTAAGTATTTAAATAACTTCATATAATTGTATACTTATCGTTTTTCTAAAAGTACAACATTTTCAACATGGTGTGTTTGTGGAAACATGTCTACAGCTTGTGTTTTTGTAATAGTATAGAGGTCTTTCATCATTTCTAAATCACGAGCTTGCGTTGCACTATTACAACTTACATAAACTATTTTTTGAGGTGCAATATTTAAAATTTGCTGAACAACATCTTTGTGCATCCCATCTCTAGGAGGGTCTGTTATAATAATATCAGGCACTCCGTTTTCAGTAATAAACTCTGGATTGAAAATATTTTTCATATCACCAGCAAAAAAAGAAGTATTGTCTATATTGTTTAATATAGCATTAGCTTTTGCATCTTCAATAGCCTCAGGAACAGCTTCTATACCAACTACTTTCTTAGCTTTTTTTGAAACAAACTGAGCGATTGTTCCTGTGCCAGTATATAAATCGTAAACCAGTTCTTCACCTGTTAGGCCTGCAAAATCACGAGTAATTTTATATAACTCATATGCTTGATCAGAGTTTGTCTGATAAAATGATTTAGCATTAATTTTAAACTTAAGGCCTTCCATTTCTTCAAAAATATGGTCTCGGCCTTTAAAACAAACTATAGTTTGATCGTAGATAGTATCATTTTGTTTTTCATTTACAACATAAAGGAGAGCTGTAATTTCAGGAAATTTTTCAGATAAATGATTCAAAAGCAATTCTCTTTTTGTTTTATCATTTTCAAAAAACTGTACAAGAACCATAATCTCTCCTATAGATGAAGTTCTAATCATCATGGTACGTAAAAGACCAAATTGATTTCTTGGGTTAAAAAACGATAATTCATTAGCAAGAGCAAATTCTTTAGTAGCTAATCGAATAGCATTAGAAGGGTCTTTTTGTAAATGACATTTTTTTATGTCTAGTATTTTATCCCACATGCCTGGAATATGAAAACCTAAAGCATTTCTATCCTTTATTTCTTCATTAGAATTTATTTCATTTAATGACAACCAGCGGCTATCAGAAAAAGAAAATTCCATTTTATTTCTATAAAAATACTGTTCTTTAGAACCTAAAATTGGTGTAATTTCTGGAAGCTCTAGATGGCCAATTCGTCTTAAATTATTTTCAACCTCTTTTTGTTTGTAAAAAAGTTGATTATCGTAAGACATATTTTGCCATTTACAACCACCACAAGTGCCAAAATGTTCGCAAACAGGTTCTGTTCTTTTATCAGATAAAGTATGAAAATTAATAGCAACACCTTCAAAATAGGCTTTTCTTTTTTTTGTAGTTTGTACATCTACAATATCGCCAGGTACTGTGTTTGTTAAAAAAATCACGCGACCGTCAGGAGCCTTTCCAATAGTTTTTCCTTTTGCACCAGCATCTACTACGGTTACGTTTTCAAAAACCGTTCTTGTTTTTTTATTTTTTCTACGCATAACGCAAAAATAGAGTGTTTTTATGTAAGTAAACAGAAGTTTAAGAATTTATAAGTGTAAAATTTTATTTTAAGAAATTTAGAATCAGTTTGGCGAAAAACTTTAGTATCGTATTAATATTTACTAATTTGCAGCTTCTAGGGGTGATTTCTTTCCCACGCTGAATTTTCGAGCCTTCGAAAGGATAAAGGTAGAGAAGGAATGGTTATTTTATTCACAATATAAATTTATTAGAATGGCTATTTTAGAAACATTAACTTCTAAAGATGCAATCGCATTAGAAGAAAAACACGGAGCCCACAATTATCATCCACTACCTGTAGTTTTAAGTAAAGGAGAAGGTGTATTTGTTTGGGATGTAGAAGGAAAAAAGTATTACGATTTTTTATCTGCATATTCAGCAGTAAATCAAGGTCATTGTCATCCTAAAATTGTAGGAGCAATGGTAGAACAAGCTCAAACATTAACACTTACATCTAGAGCGTTTTATAATGACGTTTTAGGGGTATATGAAAAGTATGTAACTTCTACTTTTGGTTTTGACAAAGTATTACCAATGAATACAGGTGCAGAGGCAGTAGAGACTGCTTTGAAATTATGTAGAAAATGGGGTTATGAGAAAAAAGGAATTGCAGAAAATGAAGTAGAGATTGTAGTTTGCGAAAATAATTTTCATGGTCGTACAACAACAATTATTTCTTTTTCGAATGATCCGGTTGCGCGCAAAAATTTTGGACCATATACAAATGGTTTTATTAAAATTGAGTACGATAATTTAACAGCTTTAGAAGAAACATTGAAAGATAATTCTAATGTAGCAGGTTTTCTAGTAGAACCAATACAAGGTGAAGCAGGTGTTTATGTGCCTTCAGAAGGATATTTAAAAAAAGCTAAAGATTTATGTAAAAAGTATAATGTACTTTTTATAGCAGATGAAGTTCAGACAGGTATTGCAAGAACGGGAAGATTATTAGCTACTTGTGGTAACTGTTCTTGTGCAGATAAGCACTGTAGTGGTACACCAGAGGTTAAAGCAGATATTTTAATTTTAGGAAAAGCACTTTCTGGAGGAGCTTATCCAGTTTCTGCTGTTTTAGCTAATGATGATATAATGAATGTTATTCAGCCAGGAAACCATGGAAGTACATTTGGTGGTAACCCTGTGGCAGCAAAAGTTGGTATAGCAGCTTTAGATGTTGTTAAAGAAGAAAAATTAGCTCAAAATGCTTTTGATTTAGGGGAGTTGTTTAGAGCAGAATTAAATAAATTTATTCCAACATGTACTGTAGTAAATTCGGTAAGAGGAAAAGGTTTGTTAAACGCTATTTTAATCAATGATACAGAAGATAGCTCAACTGCTTGGGATATTTGTATGGCTCTAAAAGAAAATGGCTTATTAGCAAAACCAACACACGGTAATATTATTCGTTTTGCACCACCATTGGTAATGAACAAAGAGCAATTATTAGCTTGTGTATCAATTATTACGACTACGATAAAAACATTTGAAAAATAAGAGTTGTAAGTAGAAAAAAATAAAAATCCCCAAAGTTTTACTTTGGGGATTTTTTATATAATAATTTTTAACTTTAAAGGTTGCCTTCAGCTATTGCAGCAACTACAACAGCTGCTATTACTCCAAAATAAAGAATAACAAATAGCAAGTATATTGCTGAAATAGCAAGACCAATATATGATAATATTTTTCCAATTTTAGAGTTTTCATATCCTGTATATTGCCCATTACCTTCCATATATATGCGTTTTGCTTTATTTGCATTTGAAATGCCTATAAAACCGAATATACCTCCGAATGGTCCACAGCAAAAAAATGTTAATACTATAGATAGAATTCCGAAAGTTAAGGCATTATTAGAGCCAGGTAAAGATTCTTGATGCATTTTACTGGTTATTAAACTGTTCCATCATAATGTTAAACTGCTCCATGTAAGCATCCCATCCCCCCATTTGAATTATGCTGTATGATGTCCAAAGTAAACTTCCGATAGCTAATACTAAACCGATAATTGCAACTATTTTGGCAGTTTTTAATGCACTAAAGTTTGAGTATTCTTGAGGGTTTTGGTTATATAATTTGGTGTCTTTACTTATTAAAAATAAAGCAATACCAGATAATATAATACCGCCAATACCCATACTAAAACAGCAGCATAAAAAAGACACGATTGAAAGTACTAGGGCAATTGTTACATTAGGTAATTTTTGTTGTTCCATAATTTTAAAGGTTTAGTTGTTATAAAAATTTTAATATATAATTCGTAAGTATTAAGAATACCGTAATTGTGGTTAATATTATAATTATTTTACCAGCATATTTAATAGTGAAAAAACTATCTGCTAATAAAAAAGCAAAAAGTAATAGTAAAGTATATATTGCAGGGTACATTTTAAAAGCAGCAATAAATTCACCATGAAATATTAATGAAATAGCTCTTTGAATACCGCAGCCAGGACAATCTACTCCAAATATTTGTTTGCTAAAACATGGAAGCATATACTCTTCAAGGCGTAAAAAATACACAACTAATTGCATTTTGATAAAAATTCGATTCTTTTCGGAAAAATACTACTAATTTTAACCAATGAAAATAAAACAATTAACTTATTTTGCTCTAATTGCAATTGGTGCATCAATTATGGCCTTTGGTAAGCTTTATATTTTAGAAGAATATGCCTTAGCAATTGGTATTGTGTTTTTAATGTTTGGTATTTATAAGATGAGTACATCTTGGAAAAATACAGAAGAGGATTCAAAAGAAGTATAAAAATGGATTTTGTAAAAGGAGATAGAGTAGAGGCAATGGATGATACTATAACAGGTGTTATTGAAAAAATAGATGGTACTACAATCATGGTTTTGAGTGATGATGGTTTTTTGATTAAATATTTGCCATCAGAACTTATTAAAATTGTAGACGATAGAAATTTAACGGTTACTAATTATGAAGTAGCTAAGATTAAATCTGAAAAAGCTCAAGGAAAGAGAAAAAATACGCCAGTTGTAAAACCAAAAGAAAGAACGGCTCCTAAAATGGAAGTAGATCTTCATATTCATCAATTAGTACCTTCTAAAAGGGGAATGTCAAATTATGACATTTTAAATATACAGTTAGATACAGCAAAAAGACAACTTAACTTTGCGATCAGTAAAAAAATACAAAAAATAGTTTTTATACACGGCGTAGGCGAAGGTGTTTTAAAAGAAGAACTTCGTTACTTATTTGGCAGGTATGATAATGTAAAGCATTATGATGCAGATTACCAGAAATATGGTTTAGGAGCTACTGAAGTTTATATTTTTCAGAATTTTTAACTTGTTGTAATAGTACCAAACTCGTCAATAGTTAAATCCGTAATTCTTTGCCCTTGAGATGTGTCTAAGGTGATATCTATAATTTCTATAGTATGTTCAAAACTACCTTCTGTTGTATCTGATAAAACTGTAGTAATTTTAAGAGTACCTTTTGATGCAACAATTTCATCAATAACAGTTGGTGTAATTGGAGGAATATCATCACAGAAGTAATTACTGGTAGCTGCGTCAGAAAAAATTCGATAAATTAAAGTAGTATCAGTACTGTCAGTAATTTCTACCTCAATTACACCTTCTTCGTTTTTAAGAACATTAGCAGCTAAATCTATTATTAATGCTTGATTATCATTTAATTTAAACAAAGTGTTTTGAGTAGTAATAGATACTGTGTTACATGTTTGTACAGTGACAATACTATTAAAATCTAAAGTTTCTATTTGCAAATCTCCATCATCACAACCAAAAAATAAAGGACAAATTAAAAGTAAAAACAATTTTTTCATTTATAAATTTATTTTTGGTGTCTGATAAATAATAATTTATTTTTAATACTTCTCCAAAGTTACAAGAATTAGGATTGATATTCCTAGAGGTTTATCTTCATTTTATGAAAAATTAACTTTATTTCAATTAATTTTGTGTCTTATTAGATTTCAAATTTCATGCAAAAAA
Encoded proteins:
- the rocD gene encoding ornithine--oxo-acid transaminase — encoded protein: MAILETLTSKDAIALEEKHGAHNYHPLPVVLSKGEGVFVWDVEGKKYYDFLSAYSAVNQGHCHPKIVGAMVEQAQTLTLTSRAFYNDVLGVYEKYVTSTFGFDKVLPMNTGAEAVETALKLCRKWGYEKKGIAENEVEIVVCENNFHGRTTTIISFSNDPVARKNFGPYTNGFIKIEYDNLTALEETLKDNSNVAGFLVEPIQGEAGVYVPSEGYLKKAKDLCKKYNVLFIADEVQTGIARTGRLLATCGNCSCADKHCSGTPEVKADILILGKALSGGAYPVSAVLANDDIMNVIQPGNHGSTFGGNPVAAKVGIAALDVVKEEKLAQNAFDLGELFRAELNKFIPTCTVVNSVRGKGLLNAILINDTEDSSTAWDICMALKENGLLAKPTHGNIIRFAPPLVMNKEQLLACVSIITTTIKTFEK
- a CDS encoding DUF6048 family protein: MLKYIINLFLFLFISLVWSQSKPIDLQPKDTITKTDKYGIRVGLDLSKIILSTLDENYKGLELVGDYRLKRNLYLAAELGNEEFTKQEDLYNFTVSGSYLKFGVDFNTYENWFGMSNIIHIGGRYAVSSFSQTLNNYQIFSTERYFEDADFAFGSDVSEEFGSLNASWLEAVIGTKVELFKNLYLGASVRIGLLITNKEDERFKNLWIPGFNKVTDNSNFGASYNYSISYLIPLYKKKKELKKKKVSEEEKPTN
- a CDS encoding CCC motif membrane protein, with the protein product MEQQKLPNVTIALVLSIVSFLCCCFSMGIGGIILSGIALFLISKDTKLYNQNPQEYSNFSALKTAKIVAIIGLVLAIGSLLWTSYSIIQMGGWDAYMEQFNIMMEQFNNQ
- a CDS encoding class I SAM-dependent RNA methyltransferase; amino-acid sequence: MDNNFKMVAKTLFGFEEILAKELRKLGAMNIQEGVRSVSFEGDTGFMYKANLCLRTAIKVLKPIHSFNVVSEEDLYKKIYAFDWFEYLSADTTFAIDTTLNSDNFSHSLYVSQKVKDAIVDKFRDTDGERPSVDIKFPDIRINIHIQKDHCNVALDTSGKSLHQRGYKTATNIAPINEVLAAGLLLLSGWDGQSDFLDPMCGSGTILTEAAMIACNIPPNLNRKEFAFEKWPDFDQDLFEKIIEVSLNKTREFHFKIAGYDKAPSAIQKAKDNIENANLSEYIQVGQYNFFETEKTVDSHLHILFNPPYGERLDIEMEGFYKEIGDTLKQHYPGTDAWLITSNLEALKHVGLRPSRKIKVFNAHLESRLVKYVMYEGSKKAKFNKDNY
- a CDS encoding Smr/MutS family protein; translated protein: MDFVKGDRVEAMDDTITGVIEKIDGTTIMVLSDDGFLIKYLPSELIKIVDDRNLTVTNYEVAKIKSEKAQGKRKNTPVVKPKERTAPKMEVDLHIHQLVPSKRGMSNYDILNIQLDTAKRQLNFAISKKIQKIVFIHGVGEGVLKEELRYLFGRYDNVKHYDADYQKYGLGATEVYIFQNF
- a CDS encoding DUF6452 family protein — its product is MKLFKYLSLVTVITLTAIFLNSCEKDDICVDGTTPLMVVEFYDFEDKETRKDPSNLIVTALLDDDTFGDIITNTATDSLNIPLRIEELTTVYSFSTNTTTDEANDNVDIITFNYTTNDLFISRACGFIVNYENLSAELTIDELNWIKEVEIANAVIENQTTTHVKIYH
- a CDS encoding CCC motif membrane protein: MHQESLPGSNNALTFGILSIVLTFFCCGPFGGIFGFIGISNANKAKRIYMEGNGQYTGYENSKIGKILSYIGLAISAIYLLFVILYFGVIAAVVVAAIAEGNL
- a CDS encoding DUF2752 domain-containing protein — its product is MQLVVYFLRLEEYMLPCFSKQIFGVDCPGCGIQRAISLIFHGEFIAAFKMYPAIYTLLLLFAFLLADSFFTIKYAGKIIIILTTITVFLILTNYILKFL
- the rlmD gene encoding 23S rRNA (uracil(1939)-C(5))-methyltransferase RlmD, with the protein product MRRKNKKTRTVFENVTVVDAGAKGKTIGKAPDGRVIFLTNTVPGDIVDVQTTKKRKAYFEGVAINFHTLSDKRTEPVCEHFGTCGGCKWQNMSYDNQLFYKQKEVENNLRRIGHLELPEITPILGSKEQYFYRNKMEFSFSDSRWLSLNEINSNEEIKDRNALGFHIPGMWDKILDIKKCHLQKDPSNAIRLATKEFALANELSFFNPRNQFGLLRTMMIRTSSIGEIMVLVQFFENDKTKRELLLNHLSEKFPEITALLYVVNEKQNDTIYDQTIVCFKGRDHIFEEMEGLKFKINAKSFYQTNSDQAYELYKITRDFAGLTGEELVYDLYTGTGTIAQFVSKKAKKVVGIEAVPEAIEDAKANAILNNIDNTSFFAGDMKNIFNPEFITENGVPDIIITDPPRDGMHKDVVQQILNIAPQKIVYVSCNSATQARDLEMMKDLYTITKTQAVDMFPQTHHVENVVLLEKR